The Verrucomicrobiia bacterium sequence TCCTGTCCAGCCAGAGCCGCCTGCGAAGCGAAGCGCCCCATTGAAATATTCGCCCATGCCATCGTGCCCGCGGCGGATAAAATGGCGAAATCGCTTTTGCCATAAGCCATTCAGAGGCGCTGATCGATCCGGAACTGCACCTGCTCCTCAGGCTCGTAGAACTCGCTGGTTTTTTGTTCGGATTGAATCTCGCCGACAATTTGCTCGAAGAGCTTGACGGCCTCGGTGCAACTGCGGCCTTTATAACCTTTGACGTGGACCTCGACGCTTCCATCCGCGCCGATCGTAATGTTGAATTCGCGTTGAGCCATGGCTAACCCTCCCAATGCCGGACCTTGAGGTGGATGGCGCGTTCCTGCGTCCGCTCCTCTTCCACAACCACAAAACCCCTGGCCCGCATCTCGTCGGTTATTTTCCGATAGACGTATTCCTGAACCACGGCATGGCCTAGCTCTTCGCCCAAAGCCTTTAATGCATCGTGGTCCTGGCCCTGGCCGGTGACACACAGAGAGGCCTTGCCGCGGGCATCGCGCGAGAAGGTGACCGTCACGCCCTCGCGCGTCACGGAGAGCCGCTGGTCACGGCCCAATTGATTTGTCACCACTTCGCTCCGGTCAATTGCAAGATTGACGACTCCGCTGCTCTTGGCAGCGGCTGGCGCGCGGGCCTGATGAGCCGCTTCGGAGGCGACGTGATAGCCCAGGGACGCGGCGGCGGCGACCACGGCGGCGCTGAAGGCCGGCCATGCTGCTATAACAACCGGAACCAGAATCAGTGTTGCTCCCATAATCGGGTTTGGTGTTGTCCGTTCAGGAGTTTAGACCGAGCGATGTGCCATTCATCACGCAACACATGGCAGGATTGCCCCTGCTTCCCTATCCATGTTTAGAGTGCTTGACGAACCGGCCGGCCCAAGCACTATGGCTGGCATGAATAAACTGCTCCTCTGCCTTGCGGTCCTGGCGACGCGTTTGCCCGCCCTGGGCGCTGACGGCGCTTCTGCACAAACCGACCCTATTGACGGCTTTCGCGATACACCCCTCATTCCGGGCACCAAATGGCATCTGCACGATCCCGACCGTCCGCAGCCGCCGGTTGTCACTCCTGGCGCCAACTTTAGCCAAAACGCACCGCCGCCCTCGGATGCGGAGGTGCTTTTCGATGGGCACGATTTGTCGAAGTGGCAAAACGCCCTTGGCCAGGATGCCCCCTGGACGCTGAAGGATGGTTACATGGAAACTGCGGGTCGCGAAGGCATCCGCACACGCGGGAAATGGGATGATTTCCAGTTGCACGTGGAATTTGCCACGCCTTTCCCGCCCAAGGGTACTGGCCAGGGCCGCGGCAACAGCGGCATCCTCATCAACGGCATGTACGAGGTTCAGGTGCTCGACTCCTATCGAGCCAAAACCTATCCCGACGGCCAATGCGGCGCCATCTACGGGCAGTCTCCGCCGTTGGTCAACGCCAGCAAACCGCCCGGTCAATGGCAAACCTATGACATTGTCTTTGAGTCGCCTCGCTGGGATAAGGATGGCCAGTTGATCAAAAAAGCGGTGGTAACAGTTCTTCAGAACGGGGTGGTCGTGCAGAACCATTACGAGTTCACAGGTATCACCGATGGCATTACCCAGCAGGTCCCATGGAGGACGTTGTCGCGTTACGGCAGCCCGCAGCCGCCGGAAGTGTTCATCGAACTGCAGTACCACAATAACCCGCTGCGTTACCGGAACATCTGGATTCGCAGGCTCGATAAGCAGGATAAATCTTAGACTCGTGATGAACCTTCCTGGCAGAAGCCGAACCAGCAAAAAGCGGATTTCGCGGCGGATTCGAAAGGCAAATCCAAGCTGCGATCTGTTTATGGGAGGTTTGGTTTGTGCCGTGTCCTGGCTGTTGCTTTCGACCAGCGGCATCGCAGCAAGCCCGGCAATGCAAGTCGTCCGGGGAAGCGCGTCCGGAGCCGAGCTGGTCGGCAACGGCCAATTCGAACAGGCATCGGGTGGCAAGTTGAGCGACTGGACACCCGGTCCGAAGGGATTTGTTCTGGCGCCGGGTGAGGGGCGCCGCGGTTCTCGTGGGATACGCTGTGATAACCCGAGCGGCGCCGGGTGGTACGGGGCGAGCCAAACGGTGGCCTTGAACCGAACCAAAGCTCTGCCCTTGATTGTGCGCGGCTGGAGCAAGGCGGACAATGTCAGCAGCGGAGCCGACAGCGATTATTCGCTCTACGTGGACATCCTTTACACTGACGGCACTCCGTTGTGGGGGCAAACCGCGGACTTCCGAACGGGCACGCATGATTGGGAAGCGCGCGAGCTGTTAATTCTTCCTGAAAAGCCGGTTAAATCGCTGACCCTGCATTGCCTTTTCAGGAATCATTCAGGCAAAGTTTGGTTCGATGACCTGAGCGTTGAAGAGCTGCGGAGCCAGGCCGGCACCGTGCTGTTTCAAGGGGTGCCGGCGACTCCGGGCGCACGGCTCACCGCGGCTCCTTCGGCGGGACCTCAATCGGACGCTTCGATTACCCAAACACGCGACGGATTGAAGCTGGTGATGCGGGATAACACGGTCGCTTCTTTGAGCGTCTCTGGAACGAACCTCGCGAGCGATTCCCCCTCGGGATTCCTCGCAAGGGATGTGGGCGCCGACTCGGACTTTTATGCGTTCGAAGGGGGCGCCTGCTCCGAGTTGGGCCTCAAATTGAAAGCTCAGTTCAGAGGCGAGTCCGACCACATTGTCATCGAGGGCCGCCTTTCCGACTTTCGGGGTAAAGACCGGGCGGTGACGCTTGTTTTCGCGCTGCCGCTCGATGCGCTTGGGTGGCATTGGAATGACGACATCCGCCACAGCCGCTTGATTGAAGGGGCGGGCGAATTCAGCAAGCTGGTGAGCATCAAATGCGGGGCTACGGGCTCGATGTCGCTGTATCCGCTGGCTGCCATTTCGAGTCAAACTGAGGGATTGGCCCTCGCGATTGATATGGGGCAACCCGCCCAATACCGTCTTGGTTACCACGCCGGGACCAGGCAACTCTTCATTGCCTATGATTTCGGGTTGGCGCCCGATACCGAGCGCTTTCCATCGAGCGCAGACTTCCGTTTCGTGCTGTACCGCTTTGATCCGCGCTGGGGTTTCCGCGCCGCTTTTCAAAAGCTCACCACCATTTTCCCGGATTATTTTGTGGCGCGCTCACGCGAGCAGGGGCTTTGGATGCCCTTTACAGACATCCGCACGGTGCAGGGTTGGGAAGACTTCGGGTTCAGATACCATGAAGGCGATAACAATGTGGTTTGGGACGATGCGCACGGGGTGTTGAGCTTTCGCTATACCGAGCCGATGACCTGGTGGATGCGGATGCCCACGGAAGCGCCGCGAACCATTCCTGAAGCGCTGCGCCTGCGGGATGAATTGGCTAGGGGCCCGCGGCAATTCGAGCGGCAGATGGCTGAGGTTAGCCAGGTGGCGGCCATGTGGGATGAGACGGGCCAGCCGTGCCTGCTCTTTCGGAACGAGCCATGGTGCAACGGGGCGGTCTGGAGCTTCAACCCCAACCCGTTCCTTCCGGCCGTTGGAAATGTTGGTTCGGCAGGCAAGCAGGGTGCGCTGCCTGCACGGTACAATGCCGCGACCGTTCACTGGAACCAGGCGCTACGGCAGGCGTTGTACGGGCCCGGTGCGAAGGGCAAACTGGATGGAGAATACCTTGATTCACTCGAAGGCTATGTCACCTCGGACCTGAATTTTCGCCGTGAACACTTTCGCTACACCACCGTGCCGCTGACCTTTTCGAGCGAAACCCGGCAGCCGGCGTTATTCAAGGGCCTGGCAGTTTTTGAGTTTACGCGCTGGTTTTGCGGGCAGGTCCATCAATTGGGCAAGCTGACCTTTGCCAACGGGGTGCCCTATCGCTTCACGTATCTCTGCCCGTGGCTGGACGTTCTGGGCACCGAAACGGACTGGCTGCGGGAAGGCCAATATCGGCCCGCATCAGACGAGCAGATGAGCCTGTGGCGTACGATGTCCGGCGCCAAACCGTATCTGCTTTTGATGAACACCGATTTTGACATCTTCACCTCAGATATGGTCGAGCGCTACTTCGAGCGGAGCCTTTTCTATGGGATGTTCCCAGGCATGTTCAGCCATAATGCGGCTGATAATCCCTACTGGCAGAACCCGAAGTGGTACAACCGAGACCGGCCGCTGTTCAAGAAGTTCATGCCGCTAATAAGGCGCGTCGCCCAGGCTGGGTGGCAGCCCGTTACCGAAGCGGCGTGTGACAACAGCAACATTTTTATCGAGAGATTCGGCCCTGAACCAGGCGGGACAGTGTTGTTGACGCTTTTCAATGGTACCGGCAAGCGCCAGCAGGGCAAGGTTCATGTTCAGTTGGCTGCGCTTGGCCTGGCCGGCTCTACGCGCGCCCGCGAATTGATTTCCAGCAAACCGCTCGAAGGCGCCGCCGATTGGGAAATGGACCTGGCCTCTCAAGAGGTAAATGTGGTTGAGCTGTCGAGATGATTGCGTGAATCTGAAGTCTCAGAACACGTGATCCCGGCTTGGAGTTCTGCCGTGTGCCTGGAACTCGCATGGGCTCAAAACGGAGTGATGGAGTGCTGGAGTATTGGTTTCCCACCACTCCATCACTCCAATACACCATCACTCCGTCTCACTCGTTTTCCACGAGATCAGGAAGTCCGAGTCTTCCTTTTTAAGGACCTCCTGGAGGCATTCCCTGGCTTTGGATTTGAGTCGTTGCCTGCCTGCTGAGTCCAGTCCACGCGGATCAAAGCGGTATCGATAATGCAGCAAGAGCAACTCCTGAAGGGCAAGCCGGTTTTGACCCAGGGCGGGATTCTCCAGCGCCCGCCCGAGCCAGTCGGAGAGTGGCTCGCTGGCATCGCGGGCCACCCCCCTCTGAGCCAGGGACCGTTCGAGTTGATAAAATTCCGAGTCCAGCCCGGGCCACAATACGTCCTGGGTGCTGCCTGGACGCTGCCGGCGCTGGCGGTGCCGCCGCCGGAAAACAATCTGATAAAATAGAAAGACCAGAATCGGTATGAGGGCCCAAAGGAAATACTCGCGCAAATGCGTTTGGCCCCAGCGGAGTTTGGAGAACTGGAAAGTGACCCAGGACCATAAATCTTGCAGGGATTGGAGTTTGGAGGTTCGCTCGCCCTCAATGGAGACCCAAGTCGGTGGCGTGAAATCGACGTCGCGCCATCTTGAAGTGGCTTTGTCCCAAACCAGGCACCAGGCATGCGCATCGCGCAGGCGCACGACGTATTTTTCCCCCATCCCCTCATGAACGTCAAAGCCGACGGCGTAGCGGGCCGGGATATGCAAGCGCCGCAAAAGCAGCACGCCGGCGGTTGCGAAGTATTCGCAATGGCCGGTCCGCGTGCGAAGCAAAAAGCGCGTCAAGGGCGTTTCGCCGGTTCGGCTGATTCGGCCGGGGTCGCTCCAGATGCTGTAAGAGAACTGCTGGCGGAAAAAGCGGCTCAGGGTCCTCAGGGCCTGGTCGCAAGTGAGGCTATCCCCCGCCTGCAACTCGGCAAGGACTTGGTCCAAAGCAGGTTTCTCGAGTTCCGGCACGCGGAGATCGAACCGCTCATCGGGGGCCGAATCCATGGTGTTGCCGGGGCCGTAGCAGGCATCGAACATCACCATGTCCGGCCCTTCCTCCAGGACAGCGCCGAGAGGACTTTTGCCTAAATCATAAGCCATCAAATGCTCCAGGCGCCCGCTGCCGGCGGGCAATGGCAACAGGGCGGTGCCGCCTTCAAGATAGCACGCGATATTGACGGTAGAGGAGTTGGTCTTGCCATGCACCAGGATGTAGGTCTGCTGGTTTGTTTCCTCAGAAACCCGCACGAAGGCATTGGTGGTGATATCGGCATACCAAGTTTGATGCTTGAAGGTGCGGTAACTGGTTTCACGCAGCAGGCCTGGTGGGGCGCCCGTTTTGGTCGTCAACCGGATAATGATTTTCTTGGAGGCCTGCAGCCGCCCGATGCGCCCCAGCTCAGTTCGGGTTTGAGCCGGGTCGAAGCGGTGCCGGCTGAAATTCATCCACCACTGCGGGTTGAGATTGCCAATATAGGCCTGCAACTGGCTCAATCCACGCTGGCCGAAGTAGGCTGACACCAGTGCGATTGCCAGCGTAGCGCTCCACATCGCCAGCCCAAAGCGCTGCGAGCGTTGAGGCCATAACGCCCAGCTAACCAACGCGCAGAACCCGAGAAAGAAGCTCAGGCTCTCCGTAAAATGGGCGCTAGCCGAGAATAAGCAGAGCGCCAGATACGCATACGACACATCAATACACCGGCTTTCCGGCAGAGGCCGGCCCAGCTTGCGCGCCCGGCTCCAACGCAGGCGCAGAATCAGTGAAATGGTTTCCAGCGGGATACCGCCTTTCGAACTATAGACCTGCGCGCCGACGAACAGAAAGAAGCTCATCGGCAGCCAGCGGAATAGAGACGCTAGCGTGCGCGCGGTGGCATTGCCCGCCTCACGGGTGCTGAAAAAGTTCGGGTCCTGAAACAACCCGCGAAAACCCCCGGGGCCGTCATTTACCGTGAATGCGTACACGGCCGCCCCCAGCAACAGCAGCGCGCAAAAAGTCCAGATGCGCCGGAAATCCGTATCAGAAAACTCCCACCGCGGCTTAAGCCAGCGGCTCGATTCGAGGACCACCCCCATGACCACACCCGGGACAATAAAGCCAGTCTGCCACCCCCAAAAAACCAAGCCAGCCCCGACAAGCAAAGGAGGAGTCTTCATAATCCTGGGCCGCGCCTCATTTTAGTTTGCCCAAACCCGATTCGATCGCGCCGACCTCCAGCCGATGAAACCGCTCCGGTTCGTCCTGCATTGGACCGAGCTCGAAAGGCTTGGTGTTGCCTCGTTCGGCCACGACTAGGACCAGCACCGGAACACCCAGGCCCCTCAGTTTGCGAATGAACTCCTGCCGCTCGCTGTCCCAGGCAAGCAGGATGCAAATGCAGCCGCTGACGAGTTCCACCCTGCTTAGCACCAGCCGTTCCAGGGAGCCGAATGAGGGTTCGTGGCAGGGGCGCACAGAGGCCAGCACTTCGAGCATTTGGTCGGTTTGCCCCAAGCCACGCCCGCCTGTGAAGCAATAGGACTCCAACCCGACGAACAGCAAATCGAGCAGCGATTCCTGGGTTTGAATCGTGCTGGCGAAGGAAGCTGCGACCGACACGGCTTCCTCGAACGCTTCGCTCCGTGGGTCGTCTGTGAACGTGTCCAGGACCAAAGCGTGGCGGACATAAAACTCGTCCTCGAACTCTTTGACGACTGGCTTGCCGGCTCGAGCCCAGCTTCTCCAATGAATATGGCGCATGGGGTCGCCGGGCCGATATTCGCGCAAGGCAACGAAATCCTCGCTCTGGCCGACGTGCGAGGCCAGGGCAATACCGCCTTGCTGGTATTTCATGTTTCCCGGGAGATCAATGAGCGGCAAAGGGTAGCGTTTGGGCAAAATCAATACCGATTGGGTCAGAGACACGGGGGCCAGCGCACGAACCAAACCAAGCGGGTCAGGCCGCGCCAAAGTGACACCTTCGAGCCGCAAGAGCCCTCGGCGCAAGGGCATTAACTCGGCCTGGACGGCTACCTCCTGCCCCGGCAAACTGGCCGGCACCGGCTTTTCAGAAGCTGCTGCGAGGTTGAATGGATTCGAGGCCCGCCGCCGGTTGAACCGGAACGAGCGCGCCCGCTTCTCATCGGCCAGTTGCACCGCCAGCCAGTCGGCAAATGGCGGGCGTGGGTCGGCAAAATCCTCGAGCATGGTCAGGCCGTGCTGGGTTTTATGCGTCAGGTTCTTCAGTTGCACCGTGTAGTTCAGTGGAGAGCCCGCTGTGCCGAACCGGGGCAAGAGCCGCATCGCAGAGAAACGGGCACGGAAAACCCAACTGAAACCATACGCCAGCAAGAGCAGGCAAAGCAGAACTGCAAAACCCTGATAAGCGACGTTGTTGTCCGTGTCGGGGCACATGATTGCCGCAAAAGCCAAAGCCCCAAGCACGATTAACCCGGCGTTGGTAAACCGGCGCCGGCCCCAGTGTCGCAGACCGGAGAATAACCGGTACAACCGGTAGAGGACTTTAAAGATTGGCCTCATCTTTTCATTGGGAGCCACTGGCGGGGCGCGCCCGTTCGGGGTGGAGCGAGCACCAAACTTGCAGCGCCCAAGGTATTTCCCAAACGCTCATGATTCTAGCCTTGCTGCGCCCGCCGGACGCGCACCGAGGTTCTTTCAAGCAGGAACCCGGGTTTTCTTTACAATCCCCTCGACCACTGCCCGCGCGGTCAGGCCCGAGAAGCGGGCCTGGGGTTCCATAACCAATCGATGGGCGATGACCGGCACAGCAATTTCCTGGATTTGTTCGGGAATGACAAACTCGCGCCCGTCGAATAGTGCAAGGGCCTGGGCGGTTTTCATCAGCGTAATCGAGGCGCGCGGGCTTGCGCCCAATTGGACGCCTGCGGCCGTTCGGGTGGCGCCAACCAGATCGACTGAATAGCGCTTGAGTTCCTCGCTGATGCGCACCGCCTGCACAGCCTCACGGAGCATCAATACCTCCTCGAGCGTCGCGCATGGGGCGAGGTCTTCAAGGGGGTGATTGCGCTGGTGCGCTGTCAGAATCGCGACCTCATCGGCCGATTGCACGTAACCCAAGGCAAATTGCATCGCAAAGCGGTCCATCTGCGCCTCGGGCAGAGGGTAAGTGCCGCGAAATTCGACGGGGTTTTCCGTAGCAATGACGAAGAACAACCCGGCCAAATCGCGCCGTTCGCCATCCACGCTAACCTGGCTCTCGCCCATCGCTTCGAGCAGAGCCGATTGGGTGCGCGGCGAGGCGCGATTGATTTCATCTGCCAGCAGGATATTGGTGAAGATGGGGCCCTCGTGGAAATGAAACTGCTGGTCCCGCTGATTAAACACCGACACCCCAAGAATATCTGACGGGAGCAGGTCGGGCGTGAACTGGATGCGCTTGAATTGGGCGTCAATCGAACGGGCAAGGGCCTTGGCCAATGTCGTTTTGCCTGTTCCGGGAAAATCCTCGAGCAAGACGTGGCCGCCGCTGGCCAAGGCGGCCAAAAGCGACCGCGTCGAGCCGGCCTGGCCTTTCATAATCCGGGCGATATTGGCCGCGATTTTGCGATACACCTCGCGGGCGGCCTGATGCCGCGCCACAGGGTGTGTCTCGGTTGGCTCTCGCTCCACGGGACGGGGTTCGACTCCCAACCCTGGTTCCCTTGGATGGACCCCCTCGATTGCATGCGGCTGAGCTGTCACTGGCGTCATAATTTAGCGGCGCTTTTCGGGCGCTGGCTCATTCTAACCGTCAAAACCCCTCACCGCGAACTAATTTCGACCACGATGAGCAATCAGGTTTATATCTCTCTTGAATCCAGCACGAATCTCGTCAGTTGGACTGATGCCACCAACGGCGTTATGGCGGACCGGACGTCGCGCGGTTCTTCCGCATTCGCATTGGAAAACCCAACGGACCAATATCAGCTTCGCGATTGAATCCCTTCGTGGAATTCGTGCAATTCGCGCCATGAATTTCGCGGCAGGGGACCGTCCTGATAGATGATTGGCACAAGGAGTGCTCTTTCAAACCTATGAATGTCCGCAGTACCGTTCTGCCTTTAGATGACGAACTCGCCGGGTCGCAGGCACAGCGTTTCGGCAAAGAGCAAATCCTCATCGTCGAGGACGATCCTACCATCGCGCAGGACCTAAAGTACAAGCTCCAGAACCTCGATTACGAAGTGGCTGGCATCACGCCTTCAGCCGAGGAGGCAATCGTCCTAGCCCAGAGTCTGAAACCGGACCTGGTGCTCATGGACATCCACTTGGCCGGCGAGATGGACGGCATCCAGGCCGCCGAGCAAATCCGCACGTTGCGAGTCCCGATTGTTTACGTCAGCGGCTACTATGACGGTCCCGTGCTCCAGCGGGCTCAGCGCACCGAGCCCTATGGTTACATTCTAAAGCCCTACCGAACCGAGGACCTCAGAATATCGGTCGAGATGAGTCTGCAGAGACACCGGGCGGAGCAGGAACGAGAGCGATTGCTCCAGCGATTCCAAGAAGTGCTGGCCAGCCTTAAAACGCTGACCGGGCGGCTGTCGATTTGCTGCTATTGCAAGAAAATTAAAGACGAGGCCGGCGACTGGCCGGACGTTGAAACCTACGTCATGAAGCATTCCCATGCGTCCTTCACCCACGGGATGTGTCCGGACTGCCTGACGCGATTACAAAAACGGATCGACGCCATTGACAAAGTGGATGCCGCTTCAGGATCGGTCGTTTTAGGTTAATATTCCCGGGTCCTCCATCACTGCGTAGTTCCTGATGATTCACCGAACCTCCTAGCTCAACCATCGGCCGTCCATTCAACCCCGATACACACAACGCGCAGTGCATGTTTCAGCGACCGCGACCTCGGTCAGGCCGGGCAGTTTGGGCTTGAGCCGGTCCCATATCCAAATGGCAATGTTCTCGCTGGTCGGGTTTTCCAAGCCACGGACCTTGTTGAGGTAATTATGGTCGAGCTGTTCCCAGAGCGGCTTGAATGCCTCTGTTATATCGGCGTAATCTATTACCCAGCCCAGTTTCGGATCGCACGGGCCGTCGATGACAATCTCGACTTGGAAACTGTGGCCATGCAGACGCCGGCATTTATGGGACCTGGGCAAACGCGGCAAGAGGTGCGCCGCCTCGAATTGAAACATTTTGCGTAGCTCCATTTTGTCTCAACCCTGTTCCCAATCCGACCATACAACCAAGTCCGCCAGGGCCAGACGGCCATCATGCCGCCAGGCCAGGGGCGGTTGCTGCATTTGGCCCAGCGGACAGACCCGCGTCACACCCCAGCGGGCCAGCTCGGTTGCCAGTTCATGAACCCGTTGCTCGGGGGAGGCCAGCCCCACCGTCGAGACTCTGCCGCGAAAAGCATCGGCGTGTTGCAATGCCTCGCTCACACCTGCAACCGGCTTCACATAAATGAAACGGTACAGGCAGGAAAGCTGGAACCGGGGGTCGGCTTCATAAACAACTGTCCAAGCGGTCGCGCCTTTGCTCGACCACACGCGCGTCCCGGGCGAGTTGGCGGCGCGCAGTTCGTAAATGGCCCGGCGCGAGGCGATGGCCGCCGCTGCCTCGGCGGGCGGTTGGCCGCGCGGCTCGACCGCTTCGCGTTCGGCCATTTCCTCCGCGAGCAATTCGCCGAATTTTTCCGGCGTCGAAGCTCCGCCTTCTTGCACGTAGATCACATGGGGCGAGAGGCAGCCGAGCTGGTCCCAGGCCGCCACATCGAGGGCTGCGCGCGCCGCGAGTTTTCTGGCGTTCCAACCGGTGACGGCCTCATGGGCGACGTACGCAAAGCTAACACGGTGTCCATATCCTAAGAGCCGCGTCTTCGGGGGGACCCGCCGCCGAATGTCCTCCAAGGTCTGATCGCTGCCGGTTGCGATTACGCAATCTGCCTCGGCAAAAAGCGCCTGCTCGCATTGGGCATCGCCTCCGCGCCATTCGGCGATTTCAATGCAGGCGCCCAGCTTGGGGTCGGCGTCGTAAATGGAGTGGGCCAGGAGCCGCGGGAGCAAGGCGGCGCCGCTGGCGCACTTCACAAATTGGGCTGAGCGCGCCAACACGCCCAGGATGATGCTCATGAAAGCAGGGCTCGGCAAATTCCCCGCTGCGATGTGCGCCAGAAGCTCCGGCCCGGTCGCCAGCGCGGCGCGATTGGCCTTTTGCTCATGCTCGCTGGCGGTCATTTTGTCGAGGCGGTGGGCGTGGCCGAGGTCCTGGTTCAACAGCGTCTCAAAGGCATGCGGCGTCAATGTCTTGAAAAACCCGTCCAATCCCGAGGCCAAAGTTGCGCTGGAAAAGCCGGTCGAGCCGGAGCCTTTCTCGAGGGCGAGTTTGCGGAACGGAAACTCGGGGTTGAGCCAGCTTTTCGCCAACTCGCTCAGGAGGTGGACCAGGCTGTGGGTCGAGCGGTGGGCCAGGTAACGTTCGCGATTGCGTTTCAGTGTTTGGCACGCTTCCCCAATCAA is a genomic window containing:
- a CDS encoding transglutaminase-like domain-containing protein, yielding MKTPPLLVGAGLVFWGWQTGFIVPGVVMGVVLESSRWLKPRWEFSDTDFRRIWTFCALLLLGAAVYAFTVNDGPGGFRGLFQDPNFFSTREAGNATARTLASLFRWLPMSFFLFVGAQVYSSKGGIPLETISLILRLRWSRARKLGRPLPESRCIDVSYAYLALCLFSASAHFTESLSFFLGFCALVSWALWPQRSQRFGLAMWSATLAIALVSAYFGQRGLSQLQAYIGNLNPQWWMNFSRHRFDPAQTRTELGRIGRLQASKKIIIRLTTKTGAPPGLLRETSYRTFKHQTWYADITTNAFVRVSEETNQQTYILVHGKTNSSTVNIACYLEGGTALLPLPAGSGRLEHLMAYDLGKSPLGAVLEEGPDMVMFDACYGPGNTMDSAPDERFDLRVPELEKPALDQVLAELQAGDSLTCDQALRTLSRFFRQQFSYSIWSDPGRISRTGETPLTRFLLRTRTGHCEYFATAGVLLLRRLHIPARYAVGFDVHEGMGEKYVVRLRDAHAWCLVWDKATSRWRDVDFTPPTWVSIEGERTSKLQSLQDLWSWVTFQFSKLRWGQTHLREYFLWALIPILVFLFYQIVFRRRHRQRRQRPGSTQDVLWPGLDSEFYQLERSLAQRGVARDASEPLSDWLGRALENPALGQNRLALQELLLLHYRYRFDPRGLDSAGRQRLKSKARECLQEVLKKEDSDFLISWKTSETE
- a CDS encoding acyl-CoA reductase, with the translated sequence MNLPDYFIADLPPEAAVNPALIGEACQTLKRNRERYLAHRSTHSLVHLLSELAKSWLNPEFPFRKLALEKGSGSTGFSSATLASGLDGFFKTLTPHAFETLLNQDLGHAHRLDKMTASEHEQKANRAALATGPELLAHIAAGNLPSPAFMSIILGVLARSAQFVKCASGAALLPRLLAHSIYDADPKLGACIEIAEWRGGDAQCEQALFAEADCVIATGSDQTLEDIRRRVPPKTRLLGYGHRVSFAYVAHEAVTGWNARKLAARAALDVAAWDQLGCLSPHVIYVQEGGASTPEKFGELLAEEMAEREAVEPRGQPPAEAAAAIASRRAIYELRAANSPGTRVWSSKGATAWTVVYEADPRFQLSCLYRFIYVKPVAGVSEALQHADAFRGRVSTVGLASPEQRVHELATELARWGVTRVCPLGQMQQPPLAWRHDGRLALADLVVWSDWEQG
- a CDS encoding DUF58 domain-containing protein — translated: MRPIFKVLYRLYRLFSGLRHWGRRRFTNAGLIVLGALAFAAIMCPDTDNNVAYQGFAVLLCLLLLAYGFSWVFRARFSAMRLLPRFGTAGSPLNYTVQLKNLTHKTQHGLTMLEDFADPRPPFADWLAVQLADEKRARSFRFNRRRASNPFNLAAASEKPVPASLPGQEVAVQAELMPLRRGLLRLEGVTLARPDPLGLVRALAPVSLTQSVLILPKRYPLPLIDLPGNMKYQQGGIALASHVGQSEDFVALREYRPGDPMRHIHWRSWARAGKPVVKEFEDEFYVRHALVLDTFTDDPRSEAFEEAVSVAASFASTIQTQESLLDLLFVGLESYCFTGGRGLGQTDQMLEVLASVRPCHEPSFGSLERLVLSRVELVSGCICILLAWDSERQEFIRKLRGLGVPVLVLVVAERGNTKPFELGPMQDEPERFHRLEVGAIESGLGKLK
- a CDS encoding DUF1080 domain-containing protein is translated as MNKLLLCLAVLATRLPALGADGASAQTDPIDGFRDTPLIPGTKWHLHDPDRPQPPVVTPGANFSQNAPPPSDAEVLFDGHDLSKWQNALGQDAPWTLKDGYMETAGREGIRTRGKWDDFQLHVEFATPFPPKGTGQGRGNSGILINGMYEVQVLDSYRAKTYPDGQCGAIYGQSPPLVNASKPPGQWQTYDIVFESPRWDKDGQLIKKAVVTVLQNGVVVQNHYEFTGITDGITQQVPWRTLSRYGSPQPPEVFIELQYHNNPLRYRNIWIRRLDKQDKS
- a CDS encoding DUF2997 domain-containing protein; its protein translation is MAQREFNITIGADGSVEVHVKGYKGRSCTEAVKLFEQIVGEIQSEQKTSEFYEPEEQVQFRIDQRL
- the queD gene encoding 6-carboxytetrahydropterin synthase QueD, whose translation is MELRKMFQFEAAHLLPRLPRSHKCRRLHGHSFQVEIVIDGPCDPKLGWVIDYADITEAFKPLWEQLDHNYLNKVRGLENPTSENIAIWIWDRLKPKLPGLTEVAVAETCTARCVYRG
- a CDS encoding MoxR family ATPase, with product MKGQAGSTRSLLAALASGGHVLLEDFPGTGKTTLAKALARSIDAQFKRIQFTPDLLPSDILGVSVFNQRDQQFHFHEGPIFTNILLADEINRASPRTQSALLEAMGESQVSVDGERRDLAGLFFVIATENPVEFRGTYPLPEAQMDRFAMQFALGYVQSADEVAILTAHQRNHPLEDLAPCATLEEVLMLREAVQAVRISEELKRYSVDLVGATRTAAGVQLGASPRASITLMKTAQALALFDGREFVIPEQIQEIAVPVIAHRLVMEPQARFSGLTARAVVEGIVKKTRVPA
- a CDS encoding response regulator codes for the protein MNVRSTVLPLDDELAGSQAQRFGKEQILIVEDDPTIAQDLKYKLQNLDYEVAGITPSAEEAIVLAQSLKPDLVLMDIHLAGEMDGIQAAEQIRTLRVPIVYVSGYYDGPVLQRAQRTEPYGYILKPYRTEDLRISVEMSLQRHRAEQERERLLQRFQEVLASLKTLTGRLSICCYCKKIKDEAGDWPDVETYVMKHSHASFTHGMCPDCLTRLQKRIDAIDKVDAASGSVVLG